The segment TGGGGAGAAAAAGGCGACCGCTCTGAAAGAGGAAATGGATGCTCTGATCCTGGATTTAACAAAGAATAAGCAAATCCGGCCCGATGGGGTATACCGCTTTTTCCCGGCCCAATCCAAGGGAGACTCCATTTTGGTCTATGATCCGGATCATCCTGGTAAAAAGGTGCTGGAGACCTTTACGTTTCCCCGACAGAGCAAAGAGCCCTACCTTTGTCTGGCTGATTTCCTTCGCTCGGTTGATTCCGGTGTCATGGATCACGTGGGCTTCCTTTTGGTGACGGCAGGATATGGAGTTCGGGATTTGTCAGAGAGATGGAAACAGTCCGGGGACTACCTTCGCTCTCATATGCTCCAATCCCTGGCCTTGGAGTTGGCAGAGGCATTTGCAGAGAGGTTGCACCATGTGATGCGGGATGTATGGGGATTTCCGGATCCACCGGAAATGACCATGAGGGAACGTCTTTCGGCTCGTTATCAGGGTGTTCGAGTTTCCTTCGGTTATCCGGCTTGTCCCGATCTGGAGGATCAAGCCCGATTGTTTCGATTGATACAGCCAGAGGAAATCGGTGTGCAGCTGACGGAAGGGTTTATGATGGAGCCGGAAGCATCTGTGTCCGCCATGGTTTTTTCTCATCCCCAGGGACGTTATTTCAATGCAGAGTGAGAGGAGGGGCTTCCTTTGAAAAAAAAGGACCTGAAACGTGTATTATCCCAGAGGTTGTTAGTCGGGGATGGAGCCATGTCTACCTATCTGTATCAGCTGGGGATACCTGCCGGCGTACCGGTGGAGGAGCTGACTCTGTCCAAGCCGGGGTGGGTTCGGGAAGTCCACAGCCGGTACTATAAAGCCGGGGCACGGTTCATTGAGACAAACACCTTTGGTGCCAACCGGGAGCGGCTGTCCCGTTATGGACTGGAGGGAAAAGTGACCCGGTTGAACCGGGAGGCTGTATTCCTGGCGCGACAGGCGGTAGGAGAGGATGCCTTTATTATGGGGGCAGTGGGATCTATCCATGCCGGGCGGGTTTTTCGCTATTCCCCGGCAGAATACCGGGATATGTTTGAGGAACAAGTGACGGCTCAGTTATTTGCCGGTGTGGATGGGATCATATTGGAAACTTTTCTGGATCTGGAGGAGTTGGTGCTGGCTTTGGAAACGATCCGACCGTTGACGAACCAGCCGATATTTTGCCAGATCGCCATGAGTGAAGTGGGTCGCACCCAGGATGGTCGTACTCTGTCTGAAGCGTTTCAGATACTGAAAGAGACAGGAGCGGACGGGGTGGGACTTAATTGTCGGTTTGGACCCTTGGAGTTGCAACGGGCTTTGGAAAAAACCATCGTACCTGAAGGGATGATCCTGTCAGCCTTCCCCAATGCCGGGCGTTTGGGGATTACAGAAGGGGAGTACCAATACAAGTCCACACCGGCCTATTTCGGTGAACGAGCCCGTATATTACGGGAGCAAGGGCTTCAGATCATAGGTGGTTGTTGTGGAACTACACCGGAGCATATCCAGGCGATCGCTTCCGCATTAAAAAACCTTTCTCCCTTGCCCAGGGTTAATCCGAATCTCCCTGTGGAAGAGGTGCAGGCTCGTCAGTCATTTTCCACGATACGAATTACCCCGACAGTTGTGGAGAAGGTAAAAAAGAGTCGAACTGTTATTATTGAATTTGATTCCCCGAAAGATTTGGATATTACGGACTACTTGAAGGGTGCAGAGAAGTTGCATCAGGCGGGTGCTGATGCCATTACATTGGCGGATAATTCCATGGCTACCACCCGGATGAGCAACATGGCTCTTGGATCTATCATCAAGGAAAAGATAGGGGTGGAACCTCTTGTTCATATAACTTGCCGGGATCGCAACCTGATCGGGCAACAATCTCACCTGATGGGATTACACGCTTTGGGAATGGATCAAATATTGGTCATAACAGGTGATCCGACGCGAATCGGTGATCTGCCGGGGTCCAGCTCTGTCTATGACGTGAACTCCTTTGACTTAATCCGAATGGTTAAACAATTAAACCGGGGAATATCCTTTTCGGGAAGGCCACTGAAGCAGAAAGCCCAGTTTGTTGTGGGAGCAGCCTTTAATCCCAATGTTTCCAAAATAGAGACCGCTGTTCGTCGTCTGGAGAAAAAAGTGGAGGCCGGGGCAGATTTTATTATGACGCAGCCGATTTATGACAGAGAAGCTGTACAGATTGTAGCAGAGGCCACCCGGCATATTGGGGTTCCGGTTTTTATCGGGGTCATGCCTATTACCAGCCACCGAAATGCCCTGTTTCTCCATAACGAGTTGCCGGGAGTCAAAATTCCGGATTCCGTGATGAAAAAAATAGAAGGAAAAAGAGGTGCCGAAGCCCGACAAATCGGGGTGGAACTGGCGAAAAATCTATTGGATGAGGCGATGCTTCACTTTAACGGGATCTATTTGATCACGCCTTTCTCCTATTGGGAAATGACGGCAGAGCTGACCCAATATATCCGGCAAGGGGAACTGATATCCCTGACAGGAGAAAGGTAGCAAAGAGTGAAGGACCGGTTATAAAAAATGGATTTAACGAGAATACAATACCAAACGACCGCTTCGAAGCGGTCGTTTATCCTGTTTTTACGACAATGAAGGTATTGATGGACTTCTTCATTGATAATATTTCTCAGTTAAGGTAGTATGATATAAATGATAACGATTATCAATGGGAGTCTTGATCCGGGAAAGAAGGTTACCCAGGGTTTTGGGTAATTGTCACCCATGATTACATAGAGAAGGAGGCTACCCCTATTTTTGGAGAACCGAAAGATCAGCCTTTGGAATTGCTGTCGGATGAACAGATTGATTTATTGGTACGGTGTACGTGTTTGAAATGTCGTGACAGTATCTTGAAAAATAAAGAGGTGGATTTTAACTGGCGACATCAAGTTCTGAAAAGTGTCCACCAAATGATTCACACTTTTTACTGTCTTCCGGTCAAAGCCCGTTCCTGCAAAAATCTCCTTGCTATTATACAGCGATGCTGGGACAAAAATACGGACCGCTTTTTTTCACCGGTTCATTATTATATGACCCTGGCCCAAGTGACGGATCATCTTCTTTACTTATTGTCCGGTCAAGACATAGAGTCATCACACGGGACTCTGAAAGAGTGTATATCATCTTGGATTCCTGGGCTGAATCTGGAACTGACTGCTTACTACCAACTGGTGGAGTGGAGGAATACTTCTTATAAAGTTACCAAGTTTGTGGTGGATGAACATGCCGAAGCTCTTCAGGCTTTACAGTACACTCACCTCTTAGTCAGCTTCCAGTTTTACGGGAGGATACCAGAGGAGATCGAAATACGAGTCCTGCTTACAGGAAAGCGGATTTGCTTCTATCCGAAAGAAGTGGATCTGTCAGCCGCTGTGGATTATCTGTATTTGTTGATGGAGAGTCTGAGAAAACCATTGGGATCGATTCCTCAAATAGCCATACAGTGAAAAAAATTCTTCGGTATTTGGAAGCAACCCCTTACGCCTTTCGATTTAAATTGATAAGAAAGGGGACAATTTCCTGTACAGCGGATATTTTTTGTAGTATACAAGGGGGGAGCATCCGTTCCATTTAGGGGGAATATATATGTCCGGAGAAATATGGATAGATAGTCATGTTATTATTTATTTTTTACTTCTCATTTCATTTGTCTTGATGACCATGTACATCCGTGAACGGGGAAAAAATCATAAAAAAAGAAACTCCTGATCATCACAAGAGTACCCTGATTCAAACAAAGAATCAGGGTGTTCCTTTAACCAGCCAAGTTATCCTTTTGATGAAGCAGAAGGGTTCAACAATGCGGAGATCAGGATTTTTGCCGGTTGGACAGTCCCATCGATCACTCTCTTTTAAAATCTCGGTTCCCAGCCGACACTGGAGCTCTCATTACAGATATCCATCGGATATCCACAATCGTACATGTACTTTTCCATCATCCTCCGTTCCATATGATGACAAGCTCTCATTTGCCGGTACATGTGCTGCATCATGCCAGGGTCCATCATATAAGGCTGATAATACTGACCATGCCAGGGATAAGGCATGTCGCAGGGGTTCGGTTGGGGCCGGCAGGGCTGGGGCTTGGGCTTAGGATACTTAGGCGGTTTGGGAGGATAATGAGGCATCGGCATCTTCGGTACTTTCGGCAGGGGTTTAACCGGATAGGTGGGTTTTTTTTCACCCATCATATTCACTCCTTTGGGGGAAGATCTTGCTTATGTTGATGATTTAACGAGGAGAGGATTGCAGATCGATTCCGGTTTGGCAGTGGGTGTTCAGGGCCTGAAGGCTGAGTAAACCAGGACAGACAAAGCAGGGTATCCTCATGTTTAGTCATCAACAACCTCGCTGTATCCTATGTGAGTCTTCAGACATCTGTACCGGATCCTTCCGCCTATATTTATCCAATCGGCTTATCAGGAAGTCGAAAACTCTCAACTTGGTTTATTTACCATGTGAGAGGTCTGATTGCTGCAACGTGCTTTTCTCACCTTTTTTGGATTCCAACCATTACTTGCGATATAATGAGTGCGAATCGGTTTCAGTGGACCCATAACGGGCCGGGAGGTTATACATCATGCAAGTAATTCGAATTACACCAAGAGGATATTGTTACGGAGTGGTAGACGCCATGGTTCTGGCCAGACAGGCGGCTCATAACCTGGATTTGCCACGCCCGATTTACATTTTGGGAATGATTGTACACAACAGTCATGTTGTGGATGCTTTTGATGATGAAGGAATCATTACCTTGGATGGTCCCAATCGACTGGAAATATTGAAGGAAGTAGAGAAGGGAACCGTGATCTTTACTGCACACGGGGTATCCCCGGAAGTGCGAAAGCTGGCCCGGGACAAAGGGTTGACCGTAGTGGATGCCACTTGCCCTGATGTGACCCGTACCCATGATCTGATCCGAGAAAAAGTGGCGGAGGGGTACCAAATCGCTTATGTGGGCAAAAGAGGCCACCCGGAACCGGAGGGAGCCATTGGTGTGGCACCGGACCATGTTCATCTGGTGGAAAATGAAGATGATGTGGAGCGGCTTGAAATTTCAGGGGAGAAAGTACTGGTAACCAACCAAACAACAATGAGTCAGTGGGATACCCGACATCTGATGAAAAAGGTGAAGGAGAAGTATCCTCATGCCGAGATTGTCAATGAAATTTGTCTTGCCACCCAGGAACGTCAGGAAGCAGTAGCGGAACAAGCCAGTAAAACTGAACTGGTGATCGTGGTGGGGGACCCCCGGAGTAACAATTCTGAGCGGTTGGCTCAGGTTTCCAAAGATGTTGCGGGAGTGGAGGCCTATCGGGTCAGTGATGTAACAGAAGTGGATATCGAATGGTTGAAAGGCAAAAAGGTGGTGGGAGTAACAGCAGGTGCATCCACACCCACACCGATTACCAGGGAAGTAATCAAGTTCCTGGAGGAATTTGATGAAAACGATCCAAAAACCTGGACTCCTGTACGGACAATCAATATGAAAAAACTGTTGCCGCCTGTTCGGGATAAAAAGAGAGTCAAATAATGAAGAAGGCCGGGAAGACTCCCGGCCTTTTTGATTCTCCCTTGGAATTTTCAAAAAATTTCAAGGGAGAGTTTGAACCCGCCTGGTTATATAATCGTAACATTGGTTCATGGAGCCACGGTATTCCACCTGGTGATCCTTTTTCATCGGGTTGTACCAGCGGAAATACTGATCCTCATGGAGAATGGATGGCGGGTATTTTTCTGAATCCAAGATGACATAGTACATGCAGGAACACCTCCTACCCTGCATTATGTTCTTTGTTATCTCAAAATAACCATTTTTATATAAAAAAGCCACCTTATGGCGGCGGCTCAAGTCCTGTTTTGTTTTTTAGGCAATAGGGCTGATCGAAAGCTGGAACGTATGGCCCAGGGACGTTCCGAACGCTTTTTATATTTGGGTAGACTTCGGTACACGTCAATGGCTTCCTGATAGGCTTTGCGGCTGTTCTCCCACTGTTTGATATCAGCGAACAGTTTTCCAAGCCGGTAGTGAACTTCGCTGGAGGAGGAATGGACTTCCTTCAGTTGTTCCAGATAGGAAAGAGCTTTTTCTTGATTTACTTGGCTAAAGGCTTCTCCCAGTCTTAACCAGGGCTCTCCGTATTGAACCCGGGGGTTCATTTCCAGTGCTTCCAGCATCCATACTTCTCCTTGATCCAATTCCTTCAGCTTCAACAGGCACAGTCCCAGGTCTGCCCGCACTTCAGCGGATTCAGGGATTACTTGCAATACATCTTGGAGTAGAGGAAGAGCCTCTTTGTACCGCTTTTTCTCCATCCATAGCCTGGCTAATTCCTGTTTCGCCGATGTGTTATGAGGGTTGAGGTGTAAGGATTGCTTCAGTTGACGAATTCGGTTGCGAACCCGAAAAGGACGGGTAATACTGGGGAGAAGCCCGATAAAACGCCGATCCAACAGATAGATAACCAACAATACAATGAATAATGTCACAAAGATATTGCCTGTCAATAACCAAACGAGCCCGAATAAAATAAGCTTCCCCAATCCAATACCTCCCGTTGCCCAGGATCCGTTTGTAGAAGTAGTTTCAGGGACGTGAAGGAATCAGGGTTCTGAGTGGTTCAACCACTTTTCCGCCCAAATCTGTACTTCATCCATTGCCGGTTTTAGCGCTTTTCCTTTATCCGTTAATTCGTACTCAATCCGGACAGGAGTTTCCGGATAGATATTACGGGTCAGGATTTCCGCAGCCTCCAACTCTTTAAATCGTTCCGCCAGCATTTTGTCACTCATGCCGGGGATCATGGCGGATATCTCTTTGAACCGTTTGGGACCTTCCAACAAGGCACGAATAATCAGTCCGGTCCACCGCTTACCCAAGAGTTCAAAAGCGTATTCAAATTGAGGACATAACCGATGTGCTTTTTCCATTGACCACCAACTCCTGATCTTATTTTATCACAGGCTCACGCAAGAAAGCAGGGAAACAGACCCTTAAAGATCAAAAGCGATAAACACGGAAGGGTTTATCGCTTGTATGGGTATTCCTTCGAGTTGGTTCGGGACCCGATCATTTGGAAAAGCTGATCACGTTTATAAATTGTTTGCCTTCACGGACACGCCGCTCCTTTTTTCGAGAGGAAATATATTTGGCGATATCGGAAGGATGAAAACGGGTCCACTCCGGTGGGGTATATCCTTCGTGAGGATGTTGTAGATAAAAGTCCAACATCGTTTCCAACAGTTCCTCAAAGGGGTGTAAGGGAATTCTTTCTTCTAAAAGTAATTTCATAACGGACCACAAGATTCCGATGGTCATACCCTGTTGATTCAATTCCTTTACCAGTTCAGGTGAATGAGTGTTAGCCTGACTCAGCCATCGGGAAGCCATCTCATAG is part of the Kroppenstedtia pulmonis genome and harbors:
- a CDS encoding tetratricopeptide repeat protein, with the translated sequence MGKLILFGLVWLLTGNIFVTLFIVLLVIYLLDRRFIGLLPSITRPFRVRNRIRQLKQSLHLNPHNTSAKQELARLWMEKKRYKEALPLLQDVLQVIPESAEVRADLGLCLLKLKELDQGEVWMLEALEMNPRVQYGEPWLRLGEAFSQVNQEKALSYLEQLKEVHSSSSEVHYRLGKLFADIKQWENSRKAYQEAIDVYRSLPKYKKRSERPWAIRSSFRSALLPKKQNRT
- a CDS encoding winged helix-turn-helix transcriptional regulator — its product is MEKAHRLCPQFEYAFELLGKRWTGLIIRALLEGPKRFKEISAMIPGMSDKMLAERFKELEAAEILTRNIYPETPVRIEYELTDKGKALKPAMDEVQIWAEKWLNHSEP
- a CDS encoding 4-hydroxy-3-methylbut-2-enyl diphosphate reductase, with translation MQVIRITPRGYCYGVVDAMVLARQAAHNLDLPRPIYILGMIVHNSHVVDAFDDEGIITLDGPNRLEILKEVEKGTVIFTAHGVSPEVRKLARDKGLTVVDATCPDVTRTHDLIREKVAEGYQIAYVGKRGHPEPEGAIGVAPDHVHLVENEDDVERLEISGEKVLVTNQTTMSQWDTRHLMKKVKEKYPHAEIVNEICLATQERQEAVAEQASKTELVIVVGDPRSNNSERLAQVSKDVAGVEAYRVSDVTEVDIEWLKGKKVVGVTAGASTPTPITREVIKFLEEFDENDPKTWTPVRTINMKKLLPPVRDKKRVK
- a CDS encoding bifunctional homocysteine S-methyltransferase/methylenetetrahydrofolate reductase, whose product is MKKKDLKRVLSQRLLVGDGAMSTYLYQLGIPAGVPVEELTLSKPGWVREVHSRYYKAGARFIETNTFGANRERLSRYGLEGKVTRLNREAVFLARQAVGEDAFIMGAVGSIHAGRVFRYSPAEYRDMFEEQVTAQLFAGVDGIILETFLDLEELVLALETIRPLTNQPIFCQIAMSEVGRTQDGRTLSEAFQILKETGADGVGLNCRFGPLELQRALEKTIVPEGMILSAFPNAGRLGITEGEYQYKSTPAYFGERARILREQGLQIIGGCCGTTPEHIQAIASALKNLSPLPRVNPNLPVEEVQARQSFSTIRITPTVVEKVKKSRTVIIEFDSPKDLDITDYLKGAEKLHQAGADAITLADNSMATTRMSNMALGSIIKEKIGVEPLVHITCRDRNLIGQQSHLMGLHALGMDQILVITGDPTRIGDLPGSSSVYDVNSFDLIRMVKQLNRGISFSGRPLKQKAQFVVGAAFNPNVSKIETAVRRLEKKVEAGADFIMTQPIYDREAVQIVAEATRHIGVPVFIGVMPITSHRNALFLHNELPGVKIPDSVMKKIEGKRGAEARQIGVELAKNLLDEAMLHFNGIYLITPFSYWEMTAELTQYIRQGELISLTGER